The following proteins come from a genomic window of Alnus glutinosa chromosome 10, dhAlnGlut1.1, whole genome shotgun sequence:
- the LOC133879026 gene encoding uncharacterized protein LOC133879026, whose translation MRDEWARVNKQIKQAMWDALMEDFYLPVSVDKRRAQQEAWNDIGRKHRSWKSRFKTKLCIGDSDTPESIRARMPDNFFAKYDAADVEFLMSDWCTKHKRAMSERMKRRG comes from the exons atgcgggacgaatgggcgagggtaaataagcagattaagcaggctatgtgggacgcgctgatg gaggatttctatctacctgtatcagtggACAAGCGTAGGGCGCAACAGGAAGCGTGGAacgatattggccgtaagcaccgctcatggaagtcgaggttcaaaaccaaactatgtaTTGGAGACAGTGACACGCCtgagagtatccgtgcgagaatgccggataatttttttgcgaagtatgacgcagcagatgtagagttcctaATGAGCGATTGGTGCACTAAGCACAAAAGG gcaatGTCTGAGCGGATGAAGAG gagaggatga